GGAGCAGCTGAAAGCCTCCCATGCACTGATCATCGGCCTGGGCGGGTTAGGCTGCGCGGCGGCGCCTTACCTGGCCGCCGCCGGCGTCGGCCGGCTGACGCTGGTGGATTTCGACAGCGTGGCGCTCTCCAACCTGCAGCGCCAGATCCTGCACAGCGACCAGCGCATCGGCATAAGCAAGGTGGCCTCGGCCCGACAAACGCTGGTCGAAGTGAATCCGCACGTGGCGATCGACACCGTGGACAAGCAACCGGACGATGAACAGATGGCGGCGCTGATCGCCGCCTGCGACGTGGTGCTGGACTGCACCGATAACGTCGCCACCCGCGATCAGCTGAACCGCCTGTGCCACGCGCAGCGCAAGCCGCTTGTTTCCGGCGCGGCCATCCGTATGGAGGGCCAGCTGAGCGTGTTCACCTATCAGCCGGGCGAGCCATGCTACCGCTGTCTGAGCCGGCTGTTCGGCGACACCGCGCTGACCTGCGTGGAAGCCGGCGTGATGGCGCCGCTGGTCGGCACCATCGGCAGCCTGCAGGCGATGGAAGCCATCAAACTGCTGACCCGTTACGGGCAACCGCTGGTGGGAAAACTGCTGATGTTTGACGCCATGAGCATGCAGTTCCGCGAAATGAAACTGCCGAAGAACCCGCAGTGCGAGGTGTGCGGCGCAGAGGCCGAATAAGCGGGGAAAAGAGAGAGACGGCGCGGCGGGCGCCTGAAGTGCACCCGCCGCGCCGTTAATCCGTCAGGGGATTAGGCAATACCCTGGCTACGCAGATAGTCTTCGTAGTTGCCGGTAAAGTCGATCACCTTGTTCGGGGTGATTTCCAGAATGCGCGTTGCCAGCGAGCTGACGAACTCACGGTCGTGGGAAACGAAGATCAGCGTGCCTTCATACATTTCCAACGCCATGTTCAGCGATTCAATGGATTCCATATCCAGGTGGTTGGTCGGCTCATCCATAATCAGGATATTAGGACGCTGCATCATCAGCTTGCCAAACAGCATACGCCCCTTCTCACCACCGGACAGCACCTTCACTTTCTTCTTGATATCGTCCTGGCTGAACAGCAGACGGCCAAGCACGCTGCGCACCGCCTGCTCGTCTTCGTTCTCCTGCTTCCACTGGCTCATCCAGTCGAATACCGTCAGCGTCTCATCGAACTCATATTCGTGATCCTGGGCGTAGTAACCAATCTTGGCGTTTTCCGACCATTTGACGCTGCCGTTGTCCGGCTGCATATCGCCCACCAGCGTTTTCAGCAATGTGGTTTTGCCGATACCGTTGGTACCCAGCACCGCGACCTTCTCGCCGACTTCCAGCATCAGGTTCAGCTTGTTGAACAACGGACCGTTGTCGAAGCCCTTGGTCAGCGCTTCCACTTCCAGCGCGTTGCGGAACAGCTTCTTGTTCTGCTCGAAGCGGATAAACGGGTTCTGACGGCTGGAGGCTTTTACCTCGTCCAGCTGGATCTTATCGATCTGACGTGCGCGCGAGGTGGCCTGCTTGGACTTGGAGGCGTTGGCGCTGAAGCGACTGACGAACGACTGCAGCTCGGCAATCTGCGCCTTCTTCTTGGCGTTGTCCGCCAGCAGACGTTCGCGCGCCTGGGTGGCCGCCGTCATATATTCGTCGTAGTTGCCCGGGTAGACACGCAGTTCGCCGTAGTCCAGATCCGCCATATGGGTGCACACCATATTCAGGAAGTGACGGTCGTGCGAAATGATGATCATGGTGCTGTTGCGTTCGTTCAGCACCTGCTCCAGCCAGCGGATGGTGTCGATATCCAGGTTGTTGGTCGGTTCGTCGAGCAGCAGAATTTCCGGATCGGAGAACAGCGCCTGCGCCAACAGCACGCGCAGTTTCCAGCCCGGGGCGATCTCGCTCATCGGGCCGTAGTGTTGTTCCACCGGAATGCCGACGCCCAGCAGCAGCTCGCCGGCGCGCGCTTCGGCGCTGTAGCCGTCCATCTCGCCGTAGGCAACTTCCAGATCGGCCACTTTATAGCCGTCTTCTTCGCTCATTTCCGGCAGCGCGTAGATGCGGTCGCGCTCTTCTTTCACTTCCCACAGCTCGGTGTGGCCCATGATCACGGTATCGAGCACGCTGTACTGCTCAAAGGCGAACTGATCCTGACGCAGCTTACCCAGACGCTCATTCGGGTCGAGCGCAACGTTGCCGCCGCTCGGCACCAGATCGCCGCCGAGGATCTTCATAAAGGTGGATTTGCCGCAGCCGTTGGCGCCGATCAAACCATAACGGTTACCGCCGCCAAACTTGACGGAAATGTTTTCAAACAGCGGCTTACTGCCGAACTGCATAGTGATGTTGTTAGTACTTAACACAACGCTCGCTCTTAATTGGGAATGTGATTTGGCGCGCATTATGCCACAACGGGCCGCCGGGATCGCCCATAGTGTGTTCATTTTTACCACACGCGGCCAGTGAGGGGGAATGACGCATGGCTGACAATGTGGATTAGCCGATGGTGAGCGACGAAACGTGCTGCCGGTGGCGTGCTGCTACGGAGGCTGACGTGCGATTGGGTGCTGGCCGATCCGACGGGGAAGTTCGCTCGCGATAAAAGCGTTAATTACCGGTACTCATAGCTAACCACTTCGCCGTTATCCGTCAGCAGATAGTCGCCGCCACTGTATGTCGTAAAATGGATTCGGTTGCGACTATCGTTATTGACTGAAAAAACCACCTCCTTTTCAATACAATTAACCTTGGTCTTCATATCGTCAAAGCAGCGTCTGTCATACTTGCCCTCCTCTTTATAGCCATCCCCAAATAGCCAGAATGTGATGTAGAAGTTGCCATCGGGCGCCGGTTTCGGAACGCCGTAGCGCTCTTTCAGCCTATCCTTATTTTTCATCCACCAAGATATTTTTCCCTTATCGGTAAGTGGAAAACTCTTGACTAACACAGCGCTAAAATCATCATCCTGATGAACGGCAACGATCTCTACCGGTCGCAAAAGAAGCCAAAAAGCATAACCAATTAACACACCGGCCATCACTAACAGGACTAACTTAACCCTCATATCCATAGATCTTATCGACACGGCTTTCCTCCCTGATTCTCCCATGCAGAATAAAGATAAATCATCATCCTTAGTCTATATTTACCTTTGCTATCTTACCGTTTTTATCGATTCGGTATATCCCACCATCCGCAAAGAAAACAACACCCAGATTTTTACTTTTACTCACAGAGAAAACGATATCCTTCTCAATACAGTTAACCCTTGTCTTCATATCATCAAAGCACAACCTGTCGTACTTACCTTCCTCTTTATAGCCGTCACCAAACAACCAAAAATTCACGCTAAAATTACCATAGGATGCCGGTTTGGGGATGCCATAGCGCTCTTTTAGCATATCCTTATGCTGCAACCACCACTCTATTTTTCCCCTGGTAGTAAACGGAAAGTTTTTGACCAACACTGAGCTAAAGTGCCCATCCTCATGAACCGCCACTATTTTAACCGGGCGTGAAAACCACCAGGCGATATAAACAGCTAGAACACCGACTACTAGTAGTAAAAATGCATTTCGTTTTTTATTTATAACAGTCATTGATATCTTCCATGATACTTATCGATATTGTTATTAATATGATTTTCATTAATTCAATACCGATCCTATACAGTAGATGAGTATATCTATTTATATTTCTCTTTTATCATTTCACCATTTCCCTTTATGCGATACACCCCGCCATCCAACCTAAAAGACAGGCCGGTACTTTTAGCGTACCTGACCATCATCAGCAAGTTTTTATCAATACAGTTTTCTTGGTTGGCATATCATCGAAACACAGACGATTATACTTACCCTCCTCCTGATAGCCATCACCAAACAACCAGAAGGTCACGGTAAAGCCACCGTAGGATGCAGGCTGCGGGATATTATACTGATTCTTTAGCTTATCCTTATTTTCAAACCACCACTGAATTTTCCCCTTATCGGTAAGTGGAAAACTCTTAACTAAAACATCACTGTAGTTATTTCTCTGATGAACGGCAACAATCTCTACCGGTCGTAAAAGAAGCCAAAAAGCATAACCAATTAAAACACCGGCCATCACTAACAAGACTAACTTAACCCTCATATCCATAGATCTTATCGACATGGCTTTCCTCCCTGAATCCTCCATGCAGGATAAAGCTAAATCATCATCCTTAGTCTATATTTACCTTTGTTATCTTACCGTTTTTATCGATTCGGTATATTCCTCCATTCGCAAAAAACACAACCCCCATGTTTTTGCTATTGCGCACATTTAAAACGATATCCTTTTCAATACAATTAACCTTGGTCTTCATATCATTAAAACAGCGCCTGTCGTACTTACCTTCCTCTTTATAGCCGTCACCAAACAGCCAGAAAGTGATGCTGAAATTACCATAGGATGCCGGTTTGGGGATGCCATAGCGCTCTTTTAGCATATCCTTATTCTGCAACCACCACTCTATTTTCCCCCTGGTAGTAAACGGAAAGCTTTTGACCAGAACAGAGCTAAAATTTCCATTCTCATGAACCGCCACGATTTTAACCGGGCGCAGCAGCAGCCAGAGAATATAACCGAGAAAAATACAGCCCATAATTAAAATTATTTTTTTTGTTTTTTTATTTTTTACGTTCATCTTCACTCCCAATAATTTCCACTGTAGCATTCATGTTAGTCATAAAAGGCTTAAATCCAAATTGATTATATCGTTGCAGTAAAAACCAAATGCGAAAGAATCTGAACTGGTTAAATTTAAACTTTGAAATGTCGCCATCATCTAATCCAAAGTGATCCTGAATCTGGTAATTAATTAACGCACGATAGCGGTCTTTCTCAATATGTAATGACTTTATGGTAACATGGGTTGCCCAGGTATCATGCACAGTGATCCCCATTCCGTTAAAATTATCCTGGAAACGGTCAAATTTAGGCAGTTTGCTATCAAGAATAGTTTTTGTAAGCTCTTCTCGAATCGCAGGTAGATAGGTTCTGTTCTTCCAATCAATGTTTTCAATTAAAGCAAACTTTATTTTCAATAACGAACTGTCATCCGTTTTGTCCCCCAAAATATGCTCCCTCAACGCCCTGTCCAGATGCGGGCTGGCAAACGGCATGCCGTTGCCGTATTGCAGATGGTCGATCATTTTGCCGATCAGGTACTTGTAGGGGCCATAAAGGGCAAACATCCGCGACAGCTGGCGCAGCTCATCAAATAGTATGGCGGCGCACTCCCGGCGGGTCAGCGTCTGTTGCGGGGCGGACAGGCGGCTGACCATCGCATAGGCGCGCGGGTGCGTCTGGTGAAGACGTTTTCTGGTCAGCGTCCACGGGTCTACGGTGGCGGAAACGTCCGCCAGTCGAAAATGCGTTTTTAGCTGTGATGCGGACAGGTCTCCACTACGCATATCGCTCGCTCCGTAATCGTCCATGCGCTTTTGCGTTTTAAATATCGTGCAGGGGAACTGCAGTGCAGCCATCATGATACATTCCTTGTGTCATCGTCCAATGATCGTCACAAGCGAATGATACTCAGCAGCCAAACTTAGTATAGATATTGCACACAACTGCGGCGAAAAACAGGATTCACGCTGCTATTAACACCAAAAAGATAAGTTTATTCCTGGGTTTTCAGCGCCTCCGGAGGCGGCTCTTCCCCCTGACGCTTCCTTATTAAGAAACAACGGGCAACGTTTCATTACTGCAGCATGGGGAACCGTGGTTATTTTCAGAAACACAGGGCGGCCGGTGTTTCTCTTGCCGCCACCAATGCCTCCTTTTCCCCATCACAGCGACGCCGTCAATGCGCGCCGCTGCGGCAACCGCCCTCCTTCTTTTGCGCGTGCGCAATCAGCCATGCGCCTGCCGGCTGTCCGCCGGCGCCTGTTCACGTTGGCTGTCGCCGTAATCACGCACCACCTGTGCTACCCGCAGCCGGTAATCGTGCAATACGCCATCGCGGCCGCGCGCCTGCGCCGCACGGTGCTCCTCCAGATTGCGCCACTGCCGCACCGCCTCTTCGTCACGCCAGAAGGAGAGCGACAGCAGTTTGTCCGGCTCGGCCAGGCTTTGGAAGCGTTCGATGGAAATAAAGCCGTCAATCTGCGCCAGCAGCGGCTTCAGCTGCGCCGCCATCGCCAGATAGGTCTCCTGCCGGCCTTCGGCCGCGTGCAATTCAAAGATTACCGCAATCATCTTTTCCTCCCGGCGCAGCGCGCCTTGTCGATAAGCTGACGCCAGCCTAAACTCATCCGTACCACGACACTTCGCCATGGAGCGAAATATGCATCACGATGAAATCGACCAGCGGCTGGCGGCAATCGGCGCCGTTATCGCCGACCGTTCGCGGGCGCGTATGCTGTGCCTGTTGATGGACGGCCGCGCCTATACCGCCACGGAACTGAGCGTGGCGGTCGATGTGGCGCCGTCGACCGCCAGCAGCCATCTGGCGCGGTTGCAGGATCAGCGGCTGATCGCCTGCGTCAAACAGGGGCGCTACCGCTATTTTCGTCTGGCGGATGGCGAAGTGGCCGCCGCGCTGGAATCGCTGATGGCGCTGGCGGGCGCGCCGCGACCGGTAGTGAAAAGCAGCACGCCGACGGCGCTGCAGCTGGCCCGCACCTGCTATGACCATATGGCCGGCGAGGTAGCGGTCAGCCTGCATAACCGGCTGTTTGCGCAGGAGTGGCTGTGCGGCGACGACTATCAGCTGACACCGCAAGGACGCAGCGCGCTGGAACGGTTGGGGGTCAACTGTGCGCTCCCCGCCTCCCGCCGCCGTTTCGCCTGCGGCTGCCTGGACTGGAGCGAACGACGCGAACATCTGGGCGGCGCGCTGGGCGCAGCGCTGCTGGCCGCCTTCGAACGGCGCAGCTGGGTGCGCAAACAGCTCGATAGCCGTCAGTTGCACATCACGCCGGCGGGAAAAAAAGCGCTGGCCGCACATTTTGGCATATCGCTGTAACGGCGCGCTGCGCTAGCCTTATTACTGTACCCTACGGGCGCCGACCTGTGCCCCCGTCTAACGTGAGGAGCCACTATGTTTGATGCCACCGAATTTCCCATCACCACCCGCTGGCCGGCGCAGCATCCGGAACGGCTACAGCTCTATTCCCTGCCGACGCCCAACGGCGTCAAAGTGTCGATCATGCTGGAAGAGACCGGCCTGCCTTATGAGGCGCATCTGATTGATATCGGCCAGAACGAAACCTGGACGCCGGAGTTTCTGTCATTGAACCCCAACGGCAAAATCCCGGCGATCCTCGATCCGGCCGGGCCGGACGGCAAACCGCTGGCGCTGTTCGAATCCGGCGCCATTTTGCTGTATCTGGCAGAGAAATGCGGTGAGTTCCTGCCGCAGGATCCGGTACAGCGCATTGAAACCATTCAGTGGGTATTCTTCCAGATGGCGGCGGTAGGGCCGATGTTCGGCCAGCTCGGCTTCTTCCACAAGTTCGCCGGACGCGAATATGAAGACAAACGCCCGCTGCAGCGCTATCAGAAGGAGTCGCAGCGCCTGCTCGGCGTGCTGAATGAGCGGCTGGAAAACCGCGAGTGGATCATGGGTGCAGATTACACCATCGCCGATATTTCCCTGCTCGGCTGGGTGCGCAACCTGATTGGCTTCTACGAAGCGCGCGAACTGGTGTCGTTCGACAGCTTCCCCCACGTCGGCGCCTGGCTGGAGCGCGGTCTGGAACGCCCGGCGGTGCAGCGCGGCCTGAACATCCCGGCGCGACCATAAGCCGTATCACCGGTCGCCTGCCCGGCGGCCGTTATCTTTTTGTTACCTGACGCGGCTGGCAATTAGACGCCGCATACGCCTCACCGCTTAATTTGCCGGCAAAGAGGGGATGCTTAGCCGGCAAATAATACAATTCCTGCAAAACTTAAATTAAATTCGCATTAAACCTTATATTTTCTGTAAGTTTTGAAACTTTTTTTAGTTACAAAAGTAGTTTTTAACATTCCTGTAAAGAATAATACCCCACCAGTAAACGTGAACCGCACATTTGCTCTTCAGCGTCGCTACGAATAAGCCACTTTTCGTTAAATACCCTGTTAACAAAAAGGGCTTATCGCTATTTACGCGCCGAGGACAATGCGCGTTTTCACGAATATCCAGGGTTATTACCGATAAATTCTTTCACCTGCAATGAGTAGAATTTACACAAAAGAGATTTGATTTAATGAGAAAATTACTCGTTCTGTTTTTCTGCGCCAACCTGTTCGGCCTTGGCCAGCAGGCCGTCGCCGCAGAAAATAAAAACGTCGACGTTATGCTGATCGGCGGCGGTATCATGAGCGCCACGCTGGGCACTTACCTGCATGAACTGGAGCCGGACTGGACCATCGATATGGTCGAGCGCATGAACTCCGTGGCCCAAGAGAGCTCCAACGGCTGGAACAACGCCGGCACCGGCCACTCCGCGTTCTGCGAAATGAACTACACCCCGGAAAAAGAAGACGGCACCATCGATATCAACAAAGCGGTGACCGTTAACGAATCTTTCGAGATCTCCCGCCAGTTCTGGTCTTATCAGGTCAAAAACAACGTCCTGGGCAATCCGAAATCATTCATCAACAGCGTGCCGCACATGAGCTTTGTCTGGGGAGACGATAACATCAACTTCCTGCGCAAACGCTACGCCGCGCTGCAGCACAGCACCCTGTTCCGCGGGATGGAGTACTCTGAAGATCCTGCGCAGATCAAACAGTGGGCGCCGCTGATGATGGAAGGCCGCGATCCGGCGCAGAAAATCGCCGCCACCCGCATGCCGCTGGGCACCGACGTTAACTTCGGCGTGATCACCCATCAGCTGGTGGACAGCCTGTCCAAAGACAAAAAATTCAACCTGAGCCTGGGCCATGAAGTACGCGATATCAAACGCAACCCGGACAACAGCTGGGCGGTGACCATCGCCGATCTGAACAACGGCGGTAAAGAAACCACCACCAACGCCAAGTTCGTGTTTATCGGCGCCGGCGGCGCGGCGCTGCACCTGCTGCAGAAGTCCGGCATTCCGGAAGCAGACGGCTACGGCGGCTTCCCGGTCGGCGGTCAGTTCCTGGTTACCAGCAACCCGGAAGTTGCCAATCAGCACCTGGCGAAGGCCTACGGCCTGGCCAGCGTCGGTTCCCCGCCAATGTCGGTACCGCACCTGGATACCCGTATGCTGGACGGCAAACGCGTGCTGCTGTTCGGACCGTTCGCTACCTTCTCCAGCAAATTCCTGAAAAACGGTTCGCTGTTTGATCTGATCGTTTCCATGAACAGCTCCAACCTGATGCCAATGACCCACGTCGGTCTGGATCACTTCGATCTGGTGAAATACCTGGTCGGTCAGCTGATGATGAACGACGACGATCGCTTTGCCGCGCTGAAAGAGTACTACCCGGACGCCAAGCAGGAAGACTGGAAACTGTGGACCGCCGGCCAGCGCGTACAGATCATCAAGAAAGATGCTGATAAAGGCGGCGTGCTGCAGTTCGGCACCGAAGTGGTCAGCTCGCAGGACGGCAGCATCGCCGCACTGCTGGGCGCGTCACCGGGCGCTTCCACCGCTGCGCCAATCATGCTGCACCTGATGGAAAAAGTGTTCAAAGACAAAGTGGCAACGCCGCAGTGGCAGGCCAAGCTGAAAGAGATCATCCCGTCCTACGGCCAAAAGCTGAACGGCAACGTGGAAATGACCAACAAGATCCGCAGCTACACCAGCAACACGCTGCAGCTGAACTATGTTGAAGTGAAACCGGAAGCTGCTGAAGCGCAGTAAACCTACGCGGCCGGCAACGGCCCCGCTCCGGTAACCGCACATGCCAGTCAGTCAACGCTGACTGGCATTTTTTATGCCGTATTATCTCGCCGGATTCGCGGGAATATTCAATGCCACCGGCAATCACTCATATCGCCTTGATATGCCCCTACCGCCAGCGGAGCATTTTTCGCTCCCCTGATTTACCAAGTTCCCTCTTGCGTAATGGATTTTGCCCGCCTATTATCAAAGCACAAACTTGGATAATTAGCCTGTTCATACCTGAAACACCGGTTTTACGTATGAATGGCGACGCCTTATCTCTTGAGATCTGAATGTCGTACCTGCGGGAGAATTTAAATAATGGATCGCGCCAATATCATTCACGACTTACTGGACTGGATTGAAACTCACCTGGACCAACCGCTGCTGCTGGATAACGTGGCGGCAAAATCGGGCTACTCCAAATGGCACCTGCAACGCATGTTCCGCAGCACCACCGGCCACGCCCTCGGCAGTTACATCCGCGAACGCCGGCTGTCGAAAGCCGCTCAGGCGCTGCGATCGACGCCGCGCCCGATCCTGGATATCGCCCTGCAATATCATTTTGATTCCCAACCCTCGTTTTCCCGTGCGTTCAAAAAACAGTTCGGCAAAACGCCGGCGGTTTACCGTCGCAGCGACTGGGGCGGCTTTGACGATGCGCCGCTGCCTGCCGCCGCGCAGCCGGCACAGCATCAGGACTCGCCGGGGCTGCAGCTGCTGTACGCCAAACAGTGCGTCGACGGCAAATGCAGCAACTGGATGGGGCAGCGCTGACCTCACCCGCCGTATCCGCCGATAAAAAAGGGCGCCGTCATGATAACGGCGCCCTGATTGTTTGCGGCTTACGCGGCCGGACGATCAGTTAGTTATAGCGAATCTCATAGGTAGCGTAGCTCTGAATCGGCCCGGAGGTGGTTTTTTTCGGCGCCTGCGTCACATAGCCGATGTAATAGGTAAAGGTGCCGACGTCCTTGGCGCCGATTTCCGGCTGCACGCTGTTCTGATCCGGATCGGCCGGAATAATTTTATTCGACTTGTCCAGGGTATCGTTACCGTTTACCGACAGGGCCAGCGCAATATTACTGGCTCCGTCGCTCAGGCTGTTCGCCAGATAGCCGGCGTCCTCATTCGCGCCCTGCAGCAGGTTGCCCCCCACCCAGCTGACGCTGATGTTACGCAGATCGGCGTCCGAGAGCGTTTCCGCAGAGCCCTCCATAATCTGGCAGTTGCTCAGTTGAATGGTAAAAGACTTTGGCTTCAGATAAGCGCCGGCGCCGCGGTTATGCACTTCCTGCAGCGAGACCGGCGCCAGATAAACGTTGGCGTCGCTGCCCTGGCCGTTGACCGAGACGGAGCAGGAGGTATCGGTGATTTTGCCCAGAAAATCGACCCGGCCGCCGTCGGTATCCGGCGTCGCGGCCTGCGCCAGCGCGCAATACCCCATTCCGGCAATCAGCAATGATACACAGCGTTTCATAATAGCGTTCCTTATATACCGGGGCGCAGGCTGAGGCGCAGCGCTCTGGACGTTTCCGTTAGTCATAGGTCAGGTTGAACACCATATGGGCTTCAACCGCGCCGGAGGTAATCTTCGACAGGTACTGGTAAAAACGCGCGGTGTACGACAGGTCGATATACTGCATCTGGTTATTCGCCAGACGGCCGACGTTATACGCCTTTTTAAACTGCAGCGGGTTCATCCGGCTGTCCAGCACCTGCACGCCGACGCCCTGCGCCGCGCTGCTGTCGGTTCGCTCATTTTTCAGCACCCCCTGGCTCAGCGCAGTGCCGGTCGCCAGGTTGCCGTCAAAGGTCATGTTGACGTTGGCATAGCCGGCCACGCTGACGCCGCCGCTGCACTGCAGCTGAATCGGGAATTTTCGTCCGCCGGCAAAGGTGCCGACGCCGTTCAGATCGCTGGTTTTAATCGCACCGATATCCACGCTGAAGTTATTGCCGCCCATCACCGTGCAGGACGGCGAAACGATGGTCAGCGCATTGGCGCTCAGGTAAGTTTCCAGAATCGGGTTGGAGCCATACACATAGTCGTACGAGGTATATTTACCGCTGGCAACGCTGCCGCTGCCGGTTACCGCCGCGGTCTTGATCACCTGCAGAGTAAAGGTGGAACCCGCCAGGTAGTAGCGCGTACCGCGACCGGCGTTAAAGTTTTTCACTTCCGGATAGGTGAACTGGATCTCGCCGCCGCGGCGGAAACGCAGCCCGATGCCCGGCACGTTGGTGGAATACACCTTGTTGCCCAGATCCTGCACGCCGGTGGCGACAATTCTGGCGGAAAAGTCGTTGCGGCCGGTGCAGTAGTAGTTGATGCCGCTCTGGCTCATGGTCCAGCTCTTTTCATACAGCACCGAGCCAATCGGCGCGTTCGGGTCCACCACCACGCGGCCGACCACCATATCCAGCTGCACGGTCGGCGTATTGTAGCGGGTACAGGCGGCATAGGCCTGCCCGGCGGCCAGAGCGGCAATCACCACCAGCCAACGACAGAGATTTTTTACTGACATACCGCATCCTTAGTTGAGGCCGGGTTCAGAGCGATAGTGCACCGACCGTTGCTCCAGGTGATCACCGCCTGCTTCGCGGTGTCCGAGGAGATAAACAGCGTGCT
The nucleotide sequence above comes from Serratia rhizosphaerae. Encoded proteins:
- a CDS encoding fimbrial protein, which codes for MSVKNLCRWLVVIAALAAGQAYAACTRYNTPTVQLDMVVGRVVVDPNAPIGSVLYEKSWTMSQSGINYYCTGRNDFSARIVATGVQDLGNKVYSTNVPGIGLRFRRGGEIQFTYPEVKNFNAGRGTRYYLAGSTFTLQVIKTAAVTGSGSVASGKYTSYDYVYGSNPILETYLSANALTIVSPSCTVMGGNNFSVDIGAIKTSDLNGVGTFAGGRKFPIQLQCSGGVSVAGYANVNMTFDGNLATGTALSQGVLKNERTDSSAAQGVGVQVLDSRMNPLQFKKAYNVGRLANNQMQYIDLSYTARFYQYLSKITSGAVEAHMVFNLTYD
- a CDS encoding fimbrial protein, with product MKRCVSLLIAGMGYCALAQAATPDTDGGRVDFLGKITDTSCSVSVNGQGSDANVYLAPVSLQEVHNRGAGAYLKPKSFTIQLSNCQIMEGSAETLSDADLRNISVSWVGGNLLQGANEDAGYLANSLSDGASNIALALSVNGNDTLDKSNKIIPADPDQNSVQPEIGAKDVGTFTYYIGYVTQAPKKTTSGPIQSYATYEIRYN